A stretch of the Sulfurimonas sp. HSL3-1 genome encodes the following:
- a CDS encoding DUF523 domain-containing protein, giving the protein MGKEKVIVSACLLGEKCRYDGATKKDDGVLAFLADKEVVPFCPEAPVLGTPRGRISIIATEDHGLRVKKDADGTDVTDVLVEQTETLIKAHPDATKIILKSKSPSCGIGTTPILDEAGNEIAKGNGVAADLLLYAFPDIDISDENTF; this is encoded by the coding sequence ATGGGAAAGGAAAAGGTAATAGTTTCTGCATGTCTACTGGGCGAAAAATGCCGATATGATGGAGCCACTAAAAAAGATGACGGTGTTCTCGCCTTTCTCGCAGACAAAGAGGTCGTCCCCTTCTGCCCGGAAGCTCCGGTCCTGGGGACACCCCGCGGACGGATCAGTATCATCGCGACGGAGGATCACGGCCTGCGGGTGAAAAAAGATGCGGACGGTACCGACGTCACCGATGTGCTCGTCGAACAGACCGAGACGCTGATCAAGGCGCACCCGGATGCGACGAAGATCATCCTCAAATCGAAATCTCCCAGCTGCGGGATCGGGACGACGCCAATTCTGGATGAAGCGGGCAACGAGATCGCCAAGGGAAACGGGGTGGCTGCAGACCTGTTGCTGTATGCGTTTCCAGACATTGATATTTCGGATGAGAATACTTTTTAG
- a CDS encoding aldehyde dehydrogenase family protein, producing MEAKVFFGSNEAVTGSWTERLSPYDNRVVSKAPVCGAEETLRALKIAKAATKAAKASTLSQRCDWLHDVAAKLREQKEDLAKTITDEVGKPIAFSRVEVERCIETVTLAAETMRTMHGETINTDAMPSGRKTTAFYIREPVGVIGAITPFNFPLNLVAHKLAPALVAGNTVVLKPTPEAPLTAYKFAKLFIESPHAVKDALSVVYGDAEVGSTLVGSDIPRKISFTGSVPVGNIITKSAGIKKVSLELGGNAATFVDKSADLDLAAQRCALGAFVNSGQVCISLQRIYVHADVYDVFAQKMAEATQKLVVGSPYEDDTFMGPLINEESAERALSWVQSAIDEGARPMTEVKCEGTMFYPTVMADVTDDMAIVCEEVFAPIVSLVKVEGFDDAAPRMNDSPYGLQFSIFTNDLALTQRAISELEAGGVVINDMPTLRFDIQPYGGVKLSGVGREGPRFAIEEMTELKSVVIA from the coding sequence GTGGAAGCAAAGGTATTTTTCGGCTCAAACGAAGCGGTGACGGGGAGCTGGACGGAACGCCTCAGCCCCTATGACAACAGGGTCGTGTCGAAGGCCCCAGTCTGCGGTGCAGAGGAGACGCTGCGGGCGCTGAAGATCGCCAAAGCGGCCACCAAAGCGGCCAAAGCGTCGACGTTGTCGCAGCGTTGCGACTGGCTGCACGACGTGGCGGCAAAGCTGCGGGAGCAGAAAGAGGATCTGGCCAAAACGATCACGGACGAGGTCGGCAAACCGATCGCTTTTTCACGGGTCGAGGTGGAGCGCTGCATCGAGACGGTCACCCTCGCCGCCGAGACGATGCGCACCATGCACGGCGAAACGATCAATACCGATGCGATGCCTAGCGGCCGCAAAACGACGGCCTTCTATATCCGTGAACCCGTCGGCGTTATCGGTGCAATCACCCCCTTCAACTTCCCGCTGAACCTGGTGGCGCACAAGCTTGCCCCGGCCCTCGTCGCGGGCAATACGGTTGTGCTGAAACCGACGCCGGAGGCGCCGCTGACGGCCTACAAGTTCGCCAAACTTTTCATCGAGAGCCCCCATGCGGTCAAAGACGCGCTGAGCGTCGTCTACGGCGATGCCGAAGTCGGCAGCACCCTGGTCGGCAGCGATATCCCGCGCAAGATCAGCTTCACCGGTTCCGTTCCCGTCGGTAACATCATCACCAAGAGTGCGGGGATCAAAAAGGTGAGCCTGGAGCTGGGCGGCAACGCGGCGACCTTCGTCGACAAGAGCGCCGACCTCGATCTCGCCGCGCAGCGCTGTGCGCTCGGGGCCTTCGTCAACTCCGGTCAGGTCTGCATCTCGCTGCAGCGCATCTATGTCCATGCCGACGTCTACGACGTGTTTGCGCAGAAAATGGCCGAAGCGACGCAGAAGCTCGTTGTCGGATCGCCCTACGAAGACGATACCTTTATGGGACCGCTCATCAACGAAGAGTCGGCTGAAAGGGCGCTTTCATGGGTGCAAAGCGCCATTGACGAAGGGGCGCGTCCGATGACGGAGGTGAAGTGCGAAGGCACGATGTTCTACCCGACGGTGATGGCGGACGTCACCGATGATATGGCGATCGTCTGCGAGGAAGTCTTCGCGCCGATCGTCTCCCTGGTGAAGGTCGAGGGGTTTGACGACGCTGCCCCCCGCATGAACGATTCGCCCTACGGGCTGCAGTTCTCCATCTTTACCAACGACCTGGCATTGACGCAGCGCGCAATCAGCGAGCTTGAAGCAGGCGGGGTCGTCATCAACGATATGCCGACTCTGCGTTTCGACATCCAGCCCTACGGCGGGGTCAAGCTCAGCGGCGTCGGTCGCGAGGGGCCGCGGTTCGCCATCGAGGAGATGACGGAACTCAAGTCCGTTGTCATCGCGTAG
- a CDS encoding globin — translation MLNLEIIPGQLGVRPPVTKPHPGFYQQVGEARFRKLVDDHYELIRDSDIAFLFPVNDEDDFQQAKTNAADFFIQICGGPDYFNQHRGEPRMVGRHAPFRIDEAARRRWLEFYAQLLPQLVEEGIDEAYVQSFWDYINVFSTWMINTPSA, via the coding sequence ATGCTTAACCTTGAAATCATCCCCGGCCAGCTCGGCGTCCGTCCCCCGGTGACAAAACCCCATCCCGGCTTCTACCAGCAGGTCGGCGAAGCGCGCTTCCGCAAACTTGTCGACGACCACTACGAACTGATCCGTGACAGCGATATCGCCTTCCTCTTCCCCGTCAACGACGAAGACGATTTCCAGCAGGCAAAAACCAATGCCGCCGACTTCTTCATCCAGATCTGCGGCGGTCCTGACTACTTCAACCAGCACCGCGGCGAACCCCGCATGGTCGGCCGCCACGCCCCCTTCCGCATCGACGAAGCGGCCCGCCGCCGCTGGCTGGAATTCTACGCCCAGCTGTTGCCCCAGCTCGTCGAAGAGGGCATAGACGAAGCGTACGTCCAGTCATTCTGGGACTACATCAACGTCTTCTCCACCTGGATGATTAACACACCGTCCGCATAA
- the ade gene encoding adenine deaminase, with translation MVIESNYVDIRRREIYPAKVIIENGVIDSVTKIGTPCSTYLLPGFIDAHIHIESSMLPPSEFARLATLHGTVATVSDPHEIANVLGIKGVEFMLENAQKVPFHFAFGASPCVPATPFETSGATLGVDEVKTLLTKPQIGYLSEVMNFPGVIAGDAEMLAKIAAAKALGKPVDGHAPGLRGDDLKRYIAAGITTDHEAFSYEEGLEKVQAGMKILIREGSAAKNFEALAPLIGKYPEMLMFCSDDRHPDDLRREHIDALVRRAVAKGYDLFDVLRIACLNPIEHYGLGVGTLQPGESADLIEVDTLEDFTVLRTVIGGRTVAEKGSSLIPSVPLPELNNFHASLKRPEDFALPPCDTAEVIEAVDGELVTHEMVASLKNVPAHRIGDPEHDILKIAVVNRYEDAPPAVAYVSGFGLKEGAIASSVAHDSHNIIAVGCSDEAIARAVNLVVDAQGGVCALNEAAERLLPLRIGGIMSGEDGFKVAEQYEALDRFVKTALGSKLHAPFMTLSFMALLVIPELKLSDKGLFDGRSFHFIKGCKLEP, from the coding sequence ATGGTCATCGAATCCAACTATGTTGATATCCGCCGCCGCGAGATCTACCCCGCCAAAGTCATCATTGAAAACGGCGTTATCGATTCCGTCACCAAAATCGGCACCCCCTGCTCCACCTACCTCCTCCCCGGTTTCATCGACGCCCATATCCACATCGAAAGCTCCATGCTCCCGCCGAGCGAATTCGCCCGCCTCGCCACGCTCCACGGCACCGTGGCGACCGTCTCCGACCCCCACGAGATCGCCAACGTCCTCGGGATCAAAGGGGTCGAGTTCATGCTGGAGAATGCCCAGAAGGTTCCCTTCCACTTCGCCTTCGGGGCCTCCCCCTGCGTCCCGGCGACCCCCTTTGAAACGAGCGGCGCGACCCTCGGCGTCGATGAAGTGAAAACACTGCTGACCAAGCCGCAGATCGGCTATCTCAGCGAGGTGATGAACTTCCCCGGGGTCATTGCCGGCGACGCGGAAATGCTCGCAAAGATTGCAGCTGCAAAGGCGCTGGGTAAACCCGTCGACGGCCACGCCCCCGGCCTGCGCGGCGACGACCTGAAACGCTACATCGCTGCGGGCATCACGACCGACCATGAGGCCTTCAGCTACGAAGAGGGGCTGGAGAAGGTGCAGGCGGGGATGAAGATCCTGATCCGCGAAGGCTCCGCCGCGAAAAACTTCGAAGCCCTTGCCCCATTGATAGGCAAATACCCAGAAATGCTGATGTTCTGCAGCGACGACCGCCACCCCGACGACCTCCGCCGCGAACACATCGACGCCCTCGTACGGCGTGCCGTCGCAAAAGGGTATGACCTTTTCGACGTGCTGCGCATCGCCTGCCTCAACCCCATTGAGCACTATGGCCTCGGTGTCGGGACGCTGCAGCCGGGGGAGAGCGCCGACCTCATCGAAGTCGACACCCTGGAGGATTTTACCGTCCTACGGACCGTTATCGGGGGCCGTACGGTGGCCGAAAAAGGCAGCAGCCTGATCCCCTCCGTACCGCTGCCGGAGCTCAACAACTTCCATGCCTCACTTAAGCGGCCGGAGGATTTTGCCCTCCCGCCCTGCGACACCGCGGAGGTGATCGAGGCCGTCGACGGCGAACTGGTGACCCACGAGATGGTCGCCTCGCTGAAAAACGTCCCCGCCCACCGCATCGGTGACCCCGAGCACGACATCCTCAAAATCGCCGTCGTCAACCGTTACGAAGATGCCCCGCCCGCCGTCGCCTATGTCAGCGGTTTCGGGCTGAAAGAGGGGGCCATCGCCTCCAGTGTCGCCCACGATTCGCACAACATCATCGCTGTCGGCTGCAGCGACGAAGCCATTGCCAGGGCGGTCAACCTTGTGGTCGACGCGCAAGGAGGTGTCTGTGCCCTCAACGAAGCAGCTGAGCGTCTGCTTCCGCTGCGCATTGGCGGGATCATGAGCGGGGAGGACGGCTTCAAGGTCGCCGAGCAGTACGAAGCGCTGGATCGCTTCGTTAAAACGGCGCTGGGTTCGAAATTGCACGCACCCTTTATGACGCTTTCGTTTATGGCGCTGCTCGTCATCCCCGAGCTCAAGCTCAGCGACAAAGGGCTCTTCGACGGGCGGAGCTTCCACTTCATCAAAGGGTGCAAATTAGAACCATGA
- a CDS encoding NCS2 family permease, protein MNLFQLRDHGTDIRTEMTAGFTTFLAMLYIIPVNAAILSAAGLPFDAVITATAVMTIIASILNGLWANTPIAMSVGMGLNAYFSFGLVKGMGLAWQTALGIVFLSGILYILISITPLRRWMIATIPIDVKRAVSAGIGAFIAFIGMEQLHLITDSPATLVTLGNLKDPHLLIGLFGLALAILLVIKKVRGAFILSIILTALLAWATGVEPMPGAFFSLPASMAPIAFELDIASALSLSMAPLILIFLITDLFDTLGTLTGVGMRANLFHGRDSVPLQRTIEADAAATMLSGLAGVTSTTAFIESAAGVEAGGRTGLTAVVTGLLFILPLFWLPFFQAIPSNAIYPVLIVIGVMMFGELQHIDYSDAAVKYSSFLIVLGMPLTYSITDGLLLGSLAYVFIRLIQGRFRQIDIAMGVLAAVALLVFFVL, encoded by the coding sequence ATGAACCTCTTTCAACTCCGCGACCACGGCACGGACATCCGCACCGAGATGACCGCCGGCTTTACGACCTTCCTCGCCATGCTCTACATCATCCCCGTCAACGCCGCGATCCTCAGCGCGGCGGGTCTTCCCTTCGATGCCGTCATTACCGCAACGGCGGTTATGACCATCATCGCCTCTATCCTCAACGGCCTCTGGGCCAACACCCCGATTGCCATGAGCGTCGGCATGGGGCTCAACGCCTACTTCAGCTTCGGGCTCGTCAAAGGGATGGGGCTGGCGTGGCAAACGGCCCTGGGGATCGTCTTCCTTTCCGGCATCCTCTACATCCTTATCAGCATCACTCCGCTGCGGCGCTGGATGATCGCAACGATCCCCATCGATGTCAAACGCGCCGTCAGCGCGGGGATAGGCGCCTTCATCGCTTTTATCGGGATGGAACAGCTTCACCTCATCACGGACAGCCCGGCAACCCTGGTCACCCTGGGCAACCTCAAAGACCCCCACCTGCTCATCGGCCTCTTCGGCCTCGCCCTGGCGATCTTGCTTGTCATCAAGAAGGTCCGCGGGGCCTTTATCCTCTCCATCATACTGACCGCCCTGCTCGCCTGGGCGACGGGGGTGGAGCCGATGCCCGGGGCCTTTTTCTCCCTGCCCGCTTCCATGGCGCCGATCGCCTTCGAGCTCGACATCGCCTCTGCCCTGAGCCTCTCGATGGCGCCGCTCATTCTCATCTTTCTCATCACCGACCTCTTCGACACCCTGGGTACTCTGACCGGAGTCGGCATGCGTGCGAACCTCTTTCACGGCAGGGATTCCGTCCCCCTGCAGCGCACCATCGAGGCCGACGCCGCGGCGACGATGCTCAGCGGCCTCGCCGGGGTGACCAGCACGACCGCGTTCATCGAGAGTGCTGCAGGCGTCGAAGCGGGCGGACGAACGGGACTGACCGCCGTCGTTACCGGGCTGCTCTTCATTCTGCCGCTCTTCTGGCTCCCCTTTTTCCAGGCGATCCCCTCCAATGCCATCTATCCGGTGCTTATCGTTATCGGCGTCATGATGTTCGGGGAACTGCAGCATATCGACTATTCGGACGCGGCGGTCAAGTACAGTAGCTTCCTCATCGTCCTGGGGATGCCGCTCACCTACTCCATTACCGACGGGCTGCTGCTGGGATCACTCGCCTACGTCTTTATCCGCCTCATCCAGGGGCGTTTCAGGCAGATCGATATCGCGATGGGCGTCCTCGCCGCCGTCGCCCTACTCGTCTTTTTCGTTCTTTGA
- a CDS encoding nucleotidyltransferase family protein codes for MTVVLLAAGKSSRSSVMKPLYRVDGEYLINRQIRQLRSYGYDVAVVLGHAFDQISAALPEGVRVIRNEAYGEGMFSSVKKAFETLDAPELYFCQVDRPVPDKGVFEALSRSKSPVATAFFEGHRAPPQRISAVMKSDLLASDVGRLDAWIEATGIAEAVAVDDPKVALNANTDEELRRIFG; via the coding sequence ATGACGGTCGTCCTGCTCGCCGCGGGGAAATCCTCCCGCAGTTCCGTGATGAAACCGCTCTACAGGGTGGACGGTGAGTACCTGATCAACCGGCAGATCCGGCAGCTGCGCAGCTACGGGTACGACGTCGCCGTCGTCCTGGGGCATGCCTTTGATCAGATCAGCGCCGCCCTTCCAGAGGGGGTGCGCGTCATCCGCAACGAAGCGTACGGGGAGGGGATGTTCTCCTCCGTGAAGAAGGCATTCGAGACGCTCGATGCACCGGAACTCTACTTCTGCCAAGTGGACCGCCCTGTACCGGACAAGGGTGTCTTCGAGGCACTCTCAAGAAGCAAAAGCCCCGTGGCGACGGCTTTTTTCGAGGGACACCGCGCCCCGCCGCAGCGCATCAGCGCCGTTATGAAAAGCGATCTGCTCGCCTCGGACGTGGGACGCCTTGATGCATGGATCGAGGCTACCGGCATCGCAGAGGCCGTTGCCGTCGACGATCCGAAGGTGGCGCTCAACGCCAATACGGACGAGGAACTCAGACGCATTTTCGGCTGA
- a CDS encoding FAD binding domain-containing protein, producing the protein MNYLRATNLGEVTALLEEYPEALLLCGSTDAALQLRHRPETATLIDIHALEELKGVSAEGDRMRIGTLVTLNELLYSDAVRESLPLLAACADTFGSHQIRNLATVGGNIANASPAADLTAALVALEASVTLASQDGERSVPLETLFCGYKCTKLDHELITAVTVPLQTGSWYYRKAGMRERLNIAKVSIALTHGSGGFRISGASLGPSPVRFRTLEALLDGGVYDDAAIKAALENDADPSGGYRSTKAYRLRVAFNMIKEALSQPEER; encoded by the coding sequence ATGAACTATCTGCGCGCGACGAATCTCGGCGAGGTGACGGCACTGCTGGAAGAGTATCCGGAGGCACTGCTGCTCTGCGGCAGCACCGACGCGGCGCTGCAGTTACGGCATCGACCTGAAACGGCCACCCTCATCGACATCCACGCCCTGGAGGAGCTGAAAGGCGTCAGTGCGGAGGGCGACCGCATGCGGATCGGTACGCTTGTGACGCTCAATGAACTGCTTTACAGCGATGCGGTCCGGGAGTCTCTGCCGCTGCTGGCCGCGTGCGCTGACACCTTCGGCTCACACCAGATCCGCAACCTCGCCACCGTCGGCGGCAACATCGCCAACGCCTCGCCCGCCGCGGACCTGACGGCCGCGCTGGTGGCGCTGGAGGCTTCGGTGACGCTGGCGTCGCAGGACGGGGAGCGGAGCGTGCCGCTGGAAACGCTCTTCTGCGGCTACAAATGCACGAAACTCGACCATGAGCTCATTACCGCCGTCACCGTCCCGCTGCAGACAGGGAGCTGGTACTACCGAAAGGCGGGGATGAGGGAGCGGCTCAACATCGCGAAGGTGAGCATCGCCCTAACGCACGGCAGCGGGGGTTTCCGCATCAGCGGGGCGTCACTGGGTCCCTCTCCCGTCCGCTTCCGAACCCTCGAGGCTCTGCTGGACGGGGGCGTGTACGACGACGCTGCGATCAAAGCGGCCCTTGAGAACGATGCGGACCCCTCCGGCGGGTACCGTTCGACGAAGGCGTACCGCCTCCGGGTGGCGTTCAACATGATCAAAGAAGCCCTCTCGCAGCCGGAGGAGAGATGA
- a CDS encoding (2Fe-2S)-binding protein — protein MQITCTINGKIHRFDCAPETRVLDLVRDAGMTSVKAGCGEGECGACSLFVNGRLVNACLLLAPQIHDAEIVTLEGLQEETAAIRESFAEHGAVQCGFCTPGFVLRAYDYLSHGGERSEEAIRAALDGNLCRCTGYKKIVEAITKVKS, from the coding sequence ATGCAGATAACGTGTACGATCAACGGCAAAATCCACCGTTTCGACTGCGCCCCGGAGACCCGGGTGCTTGACCTGGTGCGCGACGCGGGAATGACGTCGGTCAAGGCGGGCTGCGGCGAAGGGGAGTGCGGCGCCTGCAGCCTCTTCGTCAACGGCAGACTCGTCAACGCCTGCCTGCTGCTCGCCCCGCAGATACACGACGCGGAGATTGTGACGCTGGAGGGACTGCAGGAGGAGACGGCTGCAATCCGCGAAAGCTTCGCCGAACACGGAGCGGTGCAGTGCGGCTTCTGCACGCCGGGCTTCGTCCTGCGCGCCTACGACTACCTGAGCCATGGCGGTGAACGCAGTGAAGAGGCGATCAGGGCGGCCCTGGACGGCAACCTCTGCCGCTGTACCGGATACAAGAAGATCGTCGAGGCGATCACGAAGGTGAAGTCATGA
- a CDS encoding xanthine dehydrogenase family protein molybdopterin-binding subunit, translating to MGVVGESVVRVDAASKADGTLRYTDDLPFEGLYGAVVRSEIAYGKIRAITFDASFDFSDIIIVDHRDIEGRNANVVLTDDQPFLAEARVRHIGEPILLLAHRSKRRLREAMAHITIDYDAQEPVLSMEESLALKQRLYGEDNVFKAIHTVKGSPPQKTGLFSLEKTYTTPHQEQAYLEPQSMLARYDGGRVKIIGSMQCPFFVEAALEGLAGEKIEVEQAPTGGGFGGKEDYPSLIAGYAYLLCKKAGQDVKIVYDREEDIAYTTKRHPSKLRYRSRFDATGKLHALEVDVTIDGGAYVTLSPVVLARCVLHAAGFYDCGYIRVDARAVATNTPPNGAFRGFGAPQVLFGIERHMDDIARHLGLSPAAVREGNLPGAGSVGVSGVPIAEYARLRDLFETARRESGFDAIYDAPAPNRGIGMALFMHGAGYTGVGESMLASSVSIALEADGSVEIRVGSVEMGQGTLTALPQIVADALDLPVGMVSCRTPNTAEVADSGPTVASRTVMIVGRLLAQAAGKLKTALGDYGTPDAYRAAVARYCKSGGPLQFGASYEQPADILWDEDLFYGNGYEAYGLGCYIAEVEVDPVDYRVRVVRFDAYNDVGQVVNPVMAEGQVEGGVAQGIGYALCERLVYEAGRVYSPHLSDYTLPMAPDLPEIAVRFLGTDGPSLGLGELPMDGPSAAVANALVHALGSAFDALPITPEAVEEACR from the coding sequence ATGGGAGTCGTAGGCGAGAGTGTCGTTCGTGTCGATGCCGCGTCGAAAGCGGACGGGACGTTGCGCTATACGGATGATCTGCCTTTTGAGGGGTTGTACGGGGCGGTTGTCCGCTCCGAGATCGCGTATGGAAAGATCCGTGCGATCACCTTTGACGCCTCCTTTGATTTCTCCGATATCATCATTGTCGACCACAGAGACATCGAGGGTCGCAACGCCAACGTCGTTCTGACCGACGACCAGCCCTTCCTTGCGGAGGCGAGGGTCCGGCATATCGGGGAGCCGATCCTCCTGCTGGCGCACCGTTCCAAACGGCGGCTCCGCGAGGCAATGGCCCATATCACGATCGACTACGACGCGCAGGAGCCGGTACTGAGCATGGAGGAGTCCCTGGCGCTCAAGCAGCGGCTCTACGGCGAGGATAACGTCTTCAAAGCCATCCATACGGTCAAAGGGAGCCCTCCGCAGAAGACGGGTCTATTCAGTCTGGAGAAGACCTACACGACCCCGCACCAGGAGCAGGCCTACCTGGAACCGCAGAGCATGCTGGCGCGCTACGACGGCGGGCGGGTCAAGATCATCGGTTCGATGCAGTGCCCCTTCTTCGTCGAGGCGGCGCTGGAGGGACTTGCCGGCGAGAAGATCGAGGTGGAGCAGGCCCCCACCGGTGGCGGCTTCGGCGGCAAGGAGGACTACCCCTCCCTCATTGCGGGCTACGCCTACCTGCTGTGCAAGAAGGCGGGGCAGGATGTCAAGATCGTCTATGACCGTGAAGAAGATATCGCCTACACGACCAAGCGGCACCCCTCAAAACTGCGCTACAGGAGCCGTTTCGACGCCACGGGAAAACTGCATGCGCTTGAAGTGGATGTCACGATCGACGGCGGGGCGTATGTAACGCTCTCGCCCGTCGTCCTTGCGCGTTGCGTTCTGCATGCGGCGGGCTTCTACGACTGCGGCTATATCAGGGTCGATGCCCGCGCCGTGGCGACGAATACGCCGCCCAACGGGGCATTCCGCGGTTTCGGTGCCCCGCAGGTCCTTTTCGGGATCGAGCGCCATATGGACGATATCGCCCGTCATCTCGGCCTCTCGCCGGCGGCGGTCCGCGAGGGCAATCTTCCCGGTGCGGGTTCGGTTGGCGTTTCGGGGGTGCCGATCGCTGAATACGCCCGGCTGCGTGATCTGTTCGAGACCGCAAGGCGTGAGAGCGGTTTTGATGCCATTTATGACGCCCCGGCGCCGAACCGTGGGATTGGAATGGCGCTCTTCATGCACGGGGCGGGCTACACGGGCGTCGGGGAGAGCATGCTGGCTTCCAGCGTCTCGATCGCCCTGGAGGCGGACGGCAGCGTCGAGATCCGTGTCGGAAGCGTGGAGATGGGGCAGGGGACGCTGACGGCGCTGCCGCAGATCGTTGCCGATGCACTGGACCTCCCCGTCGGGATGGTCTCCTGCCGTACCCCGAATACCGCCGAAGTTGCCGACAGCGGGCCGACGGTCGCCTCGCGGACCGTGATGATCGTCGGGCGTCTGCTCGCGCAGGCGGCGGGTAAGCTGAAAACGGCGCTCGGCGATTACGGTACTCCCGATGCGTACCGGGCGGCGGTAGCGCGCTATTGCAAAAGCGGCGGTCCGCTGCAGTTCGGGGCCTCCTATGAACAGCCCGCCGACATTCTCTGGGATGAAGACCTCTTTTACGGCAACGGCTACGAGGCGTACGGGCTGGGATGCTACATCGCCGAAGTGGAAGTCGACCCCGTCGACTACCGCGTCCGGGTCGTCCGTTTCGACGCCTACAACGACGTCGGGCAGGTCGTTAACCCGGTGATGGCGGAGGGGCAGGTCGAAGGGGGCGTAGCCCAGGGGATCGGGTACGCCCTGTGCGAGCGCCTGGTGTATGAAGCGGGGCGGGTTTACTCCCCGCATTTGAGCGATTATACACTGCCGATGGCCCCCGATCTACCGGAAATTGCAGTGCGTTTCCTCGGCACAGACGGCCCTTCGCTGGGGCTGGGGGAGCTGCCGATGGACGGTCCGTCCGCCGCCGTCGCCAACGCACTGGTCCATGCCCTTGGGAGCGCGTTCGACGCCTTGCCGATTACCCCGGAAGCCGTGGAGGAAGCATGCAGATAA
- a CDS encoding branched-chain amino acid transaminase: MNEAKYIWMNGEFLPWQESKVHVLSHTLHYGNGVIEGTKAYKTDKGYAIFRLNDHTERLIQSGKMVLLNIPYSVEELNNAQIELIRKNDFTGDNVYLRPFAFLGYGVMGLYHKDAPVETAVAAWEWGAYLGEEGMRKGIRLKISSFTRPANTSNMGKAKAVANYLNSQMAKFEAVECGYDEALLLDDQGYVAEASGAGFFMVRDGKLISPPNDNSLESITQKTIIELAQDMGYEVVRRRVTREEAYIADEAFLTGTAAEITPVREIDARVLGNGARGPITEKLQSAYFDVVFGRNPNYTHYLTYV; this comes from the coding sequence ATGAACGAAGCCAAGTACATTTGGATGAACGGCGAATTCCTTCCCTGGCAGGAATCAAAAGTCCACGTACTGTCACATACGCTGCACTACGGCAACGGCGTCATCGAGGGGACCAAGGCGTACAAAACCGACAAGGGGTACGCCATCTTCCGCCTCAACGACCACACCGAGCGTCTGATCCAGTCGGGCAAGATGGTCCTGCTGAACATCCCCTACAGCGTCGAGGAGCTCAACAACGCGCAGATCGAACTGATCCGCAAGAATGACTTTACGGGCGACAACGTCTACCTGCGCCCCTTTGCCTTCCTGGGCTACGGCGTTATGGGCCTCTACCACAAGGATGCCCCTGTCGAGACGGCCGTCGCCGCATGGGAGTGGGGCGCCTACCTCGGCGAAGAGGGAATGCGCAAGGGTATCCGCCTCAAGATCTCCTCGTTCACCCGCCCGGCCAACACCTCCAACATGGGTAAGGCCAAGGCGGTCGCAAACTACCTGAACTCGCAGATGGCCAAGTTCGAAGCGGTCGAGTGCGGCTACGACGAAGCCCTGCTCCTCGACGACCAGGGGTACGTCGCCGAAGCGAGCGGCGCGGGCTTCTTCATGGTTCGCGACGGCAAACTCATCTCGCCGCCGAACGACAACTCCCTCGAATCGATCACCCAAAAGACGATCATCGAGCTGGCCCAGGATATGGGCTATGAAGTTGTCCGCCGCCGCGTCACTCGGGAAGAGGCCTACATCGCCGATGAAGCCTTCCTGACCGGCACGGCCGCGGAGATCACCCCGGTCCGCGAGATCGATGCCCGCGTGCTTGGCAACGGCGCCCGCGGTCCGATCACGGAAAAACTGCAGAGCGCCTACTTCGACGTCGTCTTCGGACGCAACCCGAACTACACGCACTACCTGACCTACGTCTAA